TCCCGGCTTTTCATCTTTTTCCTGCTGCTCGTCATGACGATGACGGCGGCGGTGACCTGCGTGCTTCTCCTTTCGGGCTATTTTTCCGTGGAAACCGCCGCGAACCGACGCGCTCTCGACGCGGAAATTTATCAGCTTTCCCACGCCCTCGAACGGCAGTTTGGAGAAATTTCGGCCCACGCTCTGCAGTTGTCCCGTCAGCTTTCCCGCAGCATCGAAGACCACCTGGCCAAGGCCGGAGCCGCTCCGGAGGACCTTTCGACCCGTCCCGATCTTGTGGAAAGCGTCATCGACGACCTGTATGACCCCCTGTTCTACTCCTGCGGCGTGGCCAGGGCCAGCGGAGTGTTCCTGATCCTGAACTCCACTGCCGGCAACCACGGGCGCGACGTGCTTTATTCCCGGGCGGGGTTCTACATCAAAAACTGGGAGCCCAACATCGTCAGCGACGCGTCGCCGGCCATTCTGTGCCTTCGGGGCTCCACCCGCATCGCCTACCGGCGGCGGCTCGTTCTGGACCCCCAGTGGACCATGGAGTTCGACGTGGAAGGCGAAAACTACTATTACCTCCCCCAGCGCGCCGCCACAGACAGGTCCGGGGCGGCCAGAAACCTCTATTACTGGCAGCCGGCGGGAGCGATCAAAGGCTCCAGCTACCGGGCGATGCTCTGCAGCGCGCCCCTGACGGACTCTCAGGGGAAGGTGTTCGGCGTCTGCGGCTTCGAGGTGAGCGACATTCTGTTCAGGATGTCCTACGTGCCGGCGGGGGGAGCCTACAAAAGCGCGTTCTGCGTTCTGGCTCCCGCGGAGGCCGGCGTTCTCGACATGAGCCAGGCCCTGATCTCCTGGCGCTACAACGAAGTCGGCGAACCCCGACTCGGTAAAGGTCCTCTCGTCAGCGGCGGAGACGGCTACACGGAATACCGTCTGGGGCGGGACGAGGCCTTCGCCGGAATGCACCGGAAGGTTCGAATCTACTCCGCGGACTCCCCCTTCGCGGGAAAAAATTTCGCCCTCGCCATCCTGACGCCGAGGGCGGACGTGGACGCCGCGGTGTCCAGCCGCAACCTGAAAATCGCCCTGTGCGCGGCCTCGCTGCTGGCCGTGGGCGTGGCGGCGTCCTATTTCTTCAGCAAATGGTATCTGGATCCCCTCCTGAAGGGCCTCGACGCGATACGCACGGGCATGGAAGCGGGGACGATGGAGGGTTCCGGGGGACCGGAAAGCGGAACCCGCATTCAGGAAATCGACGACCTGATCGAGTTCCTGAAGAGCGTCAGCGGAACGGAAAAGGTGGTCAACAGGCTCTCTGAGAAGGTGATGGAAGAGTTCGCCGAAAAAGTGAAGCTGCTGACTCCCGCTGAGAAAAAGGTTTTCGACCTTTGCGTGAAAGGACACTCCGCCGAGGACATCGCGCGCCTGCTCCATCTGAGCGTCAACACGGTCA
The sequence above is a segment of the Synergistaceae bacterium genome. Coding sequences within it:
- a CDS encoding helix-turn-helix transcriptional regulator codes for the protein MNVSFPDKGFRASLWSRLFIFFLLLVMTMTAAVTCVLLLSGYFSVETAANRRALDAEIYQLSHALERQFGEISAHALQLSRQLSRSIEDHLAKAGAAPEDLSTRPDLVESVIDDLYDPLFYSCGVARASGVFLILNSTAGNHGRDVLYSRAGFYIKNWEPNIVSDASPAILCLRGSTRIAYRRRLVLDPQWTMEFDVEGENYYYLPQRAATDRSGAARNLYYWQPAGAIKGSSYRAMLCSAPLTDSQGKVFGVCGFEVSDILFRMSYVPAGGAYKSAFCVLAPAEAGVLDMSQALISWRYNEVGEPRLGKGPLVSGGDGYTEYRLGRDEAFAGMHRKVRIYSADSPFAGKNFALAILTPRADVDAAVSSRNLKIALCAASLLAVGVAASYFFSKWYLDPLLKGLDAIRTGMEAGTMEGSGGPESGTRIQEIDDLIEFLKSVSGTEKVVNRLSEKVMEEFAEKVKLLTPAEKKVFDLCVKGHSAEDIARLLHLSVNTVKSHNTRIFAKMNISSRTELLSAYVKNLRGEK